In a genomic window of Methanosarcina horonobensis HB-1 = JCM 15518:
- a CDS encoding TIGR04279 domain-containing protein — protein MAILVLTSAPAMAGGEKKNAESIGNLNFTDKAVYFVDHTSDPAEGNWITMGCPNEGTRIQLPEPIKITYNGPKHKEFGGASGTLNKEEDESYTIKYPSTASYITHPVYLPTENVTMSFHGESSLKKQEAEIYLFKLTSNCAHELLDAFLAGDIGSLNTLFKDSVGEEYKKYHTSLDSCGDISDYDLGRLDAGQYCIVMVRQNQDESLTVLSSTAFVVTEYELCVSSPSSIVKGNDLDISMKLEKASNSDANDCIYGAILIKEQAYKANIEINSDGTKAGTSVIINDLDIIDEFDINSSNYRSKLTKNELQTEIQTLIGEGNGAIAVGETGQKELSLTAFDLPVGNYYLLVGAYSSEKGLVGLSQKEVEIKSKGNSNGGGSSNGGSNSGGGSGGAGGSPEPAKNVKTKELCQQFISNGNRIKFEFTKEATSIGYIVFDAKKTAGKITTIVEELKGKSSLTPIGPKGAVYQYLNIWVGNGGFANSENIENAVVGFKVSKEWITENYINMDTITLQHFDGSQWESLKTEKVNEDDEYIYFEAETPGFSPFAITASKNILEIGEKTGGDVRQSISGGKQQDNSELVMGSDMSSKENRSVWSRVISFYTGFFVIMLIGIAILKKIDQNNKDVNSENSEE, from the coding sequence TTGGCAATATTAGTCTTAACCTCTGCACCAGCAATGGCAGGAGGTGAGAAAAAAAATGCAGAGTCAATTGGGAATTTAAACTTTACTGATAAAGCAGTTTACTTTGTGGATCATACCAGCGACCCGGCAGAAGGAAACTGGATCACCATGGGATGCCCTAACGAAGGCACAAGGATTCAACTTCCTGAGCCGATAAAAATCACATATAACGGCCCGAAACATAAGGAATTCGGAGGAGCATCCGGGACCTTAAACAAAGAGGAAGATGAAAGTTATACAATAAAATATCCTTCAACTGCCTCTTACATTACACACCCGGTATATCTCCCTACTGAGAATGTAACTATGTCTTTCCATGGAGAATCTTCTCTAAAGAAACAAGAAGCGGAGATCTACCTCTTCAAGTTGACATCAAATTGTGCACATGAGCTTCTTGATGCCTTCCTGGCAGGAGATATTGGGAGCTTAAACACCCTCTTCAAAGACAGTGTGGGCGAAGAATACAAAAAGTATCACACCAGCCTCGATAGCTGCGGAGATATATCAGACTATGACCTTGGACGCCTTGATGCGGGCCAGTACTGCATAGTTATGGTTCGGCAGAATCAGGATGAAAGTCTGACAGTCCTTTCTTCAACAGCCTTTGTGGTTACGGAGTATGAACTGTGCGTTTCATCCCCCTCAAGTATAGTAAAAGGAAATGACCTGGATATAAGCATGAAACTGGAGAAAGCTTCCAATTCCGATGCAAACGACTGCATCTACGGGGCTATACTCATAAAAGAACAGGCATACAAAGCAAATATAGAAATCAACTCCGATGGCACAAAAGCCGGAACTTCCGTTATAATAAATGATCTGGATATTATTGATGAATTTGACATTAACTCCTCAAACTACAGGTCAAAATTGACCAAAAACGAACTGCAGACAGAAATCCAGACCCTTATAGGAGAAGGAAACGGAGCAATAGCAGTAGGGGAAACTGGCCAGAAAGAGCTGTCACTTACCGCATTCGACCTGCCTGTAGGTAACTATTACCTCCTTGTGGGCGCATACAGCTCTGAAAAGGGACTTGTAGGGCTTTCTCAGAAAGAGGTGGAGATTAAATCAAAAGGAAACTCAAACGGTGGTGGAAGTTCAAACGGTGGTAGCAACTCAGGAGGAGGCAGCGGAGGAGCAGGCGGTTCCCCCGAACCTGCGAAAAATGTTAAAACAAAAGAACTCTGCCAGCAGTTTATCTCAAACGGCAACAGGATAAAGTTCGAATTCACAAAGGAAGCAACCTCTATCGGCTACATAGTTTTTGATGCCAAAAAAACTGCAGGTAAGATAACAACTATTGTCGAGGAACTGAAAGGAAAATCTTCACTTACTCCTATAGGTCCCAAAGGAGCGGTCTACCAATACCTGAACATCTGGGTAGGGAACGGCGGCTTTGCAAACTCAGAGAATATCGAAAATGCTGTTGTAGGTTTCAAAGTAAGCAAGGAATGGATAACTGAAAATTATATCAACATGGATACAATAACCCTTCAACATTTCGATGGATCTCAATGGGAGTCCCTCAAAACGGAAAAAGTAAATGAAGATGATGAATATATCTACTTCGAAGCCGAAACTCCGGGTTTTTCCCCGTTTGCAATTACAGCCAGCAAGAACATCCTTGAGATTGGAGAAAAAACAGGGGGAGACGTAAGGCAGTCCATTTCAGGTGGAAAACAACAGGACAATTCAGAATTAGTTATGGGATCTGATATGTCTTCTAAAGAAAATAGAAGCGTGTGGTCAAGAGTTATCAGCTTCTACACAGGCTTCTTTGTGATAATGTTAATCGGGATAGCAATACTGAAAAAAATAGATCAGAATAATAAGGATGTAAATTCTGAAAATTCTGAGGAATAA
- a CDS encoding 30S ribosomal protein S17e — protein sequence MGNIRETNIKRTAFSLLENYGDVFTKDFETNKALVTKYTTIESKIIRNRVAGYVTRKVARMKVY from the coding sequence ATGGGAAATATAAGAGAGACAAACATCAAAAGAACAGCATTCAGCCTGCTTGAAAACTACGGAGACGTTTTTACAAAGGACTTTGAGACCAACAAAGCACTTGTGACAAAGTATACAACCATTGAGAGCAAAATAATCAGAAACAGGGTTGCAGGCTACGTCACAAGAAAAGTTGCACGCATGAAAGTCTACTGA
- the dapA gene encoding 4-hydroxy-tetrahydrodipicolinate synthase — MFEGAMPALITPFTKDDRIDGEGLQRNIAFVEEGGVSGIVPCGTTGESATLSAVEHEEVIDISVECAKVPVIAGTGSNNTGEALQFTKHAADAGVDGVLLISPYYNKPNPAGLLAHFKKIAEAVDIPMILYNVPSRTGQDMPVDVITKLAKVENIVGIKEASGNAAKVSQILENTIDDDFVVLSGEDGLTLPIISMGGRGVISVAANIVPDKMSGMVNAALKGDYETARKIHFEIAPLIRALFLETNPIPVKKAAELAGLASGHLRLPLAPISDANQTKLVAELRKLGVIE, encoded by the coding sequence ATGTTTGAAGGAGCAATGCCTGCCCTGATCACTCCTTTTACAAAAGATGACAGGATTGATGGGGAAGGTCTACAGAGAAACATAGCGTTTGTTGAAGAGGGAGGGGTCTCAGGAATTGTGCCCTGCGGCACAACCGGAGAATCGGCGACCCTTTCCGCAGTGGAACATGAAGAAGTAATTGACATTTCAGTGGAATGCGCAAAAGTTCCTGTGATTGCAGGAACAGGTTCAAACAACACAGGAGAAGCCCTCCAGTTCACAAAACACGCCGCAGATGCGGGTGTTGACGGCGTACTTCTTATCTCTCCCTATTACAATAAGCCCAATCCTGCAGGGCTTCTTGCCCATTTCAAGAAAATTGCAGAAGCAGTAGATATCCCTATGATCCTCTACAATGTCCCATCCCGGACAGGGCAGGATATGCCTGTAGATGTGATTACCAAACTTGCAAAGGTAGAAAACATCGTGGGAATCAAGGAAGCCAGCGGGAACGCTGCTAAAGTTTCTCAGATCCTTGAGAATACTATAGATGATGACTTTGTAGTTCTCTCAGGCGAGGACGGACTGACTCTTCCGATTATCTCCATGGGAGGCAGGGGAGTCATTTCAGTTGCTGCAAATATTGTACCTGACAAAATGTCGGGAATGGTTAATGCAGCCCTTAAAGGAGACTACGAGACTGCAAGAAAGATCCATTTCGAGATAGCTCCGCTGATCCGCGCCCTTTTCCTTGAGACAAACCCGATTCCTGTTAAGAAAGCTGCAGAGCTTGCCGGGCTTGCAAGCGGACACCTGAGGCTTCCACTCGCTCCTATTAGTGATGCCAATCAGACAAAGCTTGTAGCTGAGCTCAGGAAACTGGGGGTAATTGAATGA
- a CDS encoding CPBP family intramembrane glutamic endopeptidase yields the protein MRKIDLNSSGSGRGAISVQKLISSHKRQKELNFLIIVSILILASIVISPAAASNSNLSLSPYPDMDSVSEKIHAETSGETVELGATDPYEDSEPFLKLEQKIDIAYTIVGIGAAVLILFGYLRILRETPNLQKKMMENFHLSKIFKTTEPEEIEEINEEEFETTRLRLLTAFPILGITLAELLMFSGRMGAAVWVHIGIVIALSLSEIFLKDPKIHRIYQAFMLLPVLRLINLSMPIFFETTLYTFVFIYGPLAIPVVVIVLHQRDSLEQIGITLKHFVPYMLLSVPLGFLMGLGEYLTIRASYLIPDLTFVNLLKLTITMVFFVGLVEELIFRSILQSRLEQALSVWEALLITSFMFGLMHSGYGTIYEIFYTGIVGLIMGLAFYKTKSLPFVAVLHGFVNVFLFGILPHQLNLLPGF from the coding sequence ATGCGCAAAATAGATCTGAACTCGTCTGGATCTGGAAGAGGAGCAATTTCCGTGCAAAAACTAATTAGTTCTCACAAAAGGCAAAAAGAACTGAACTTTCTAATCATCGTTTCAATTCTGATTCTGGCATCAATAGTAATTTCTCCAGCTGCCGCATCGAATAGCAACCTGAGTTTGTCTCCTTATCCAGACATGGATTCTGTTTCAGAAAAGATACATGCCGAAACTTCGGGAGAAACAGTAGAGCTCGGAGCTACAGATCCTTATGAAGATTCAGAGCCATTTCTAAAGCTTGAACAGAAGATAGATATTGCCTATACAATCGTGGGAATCGGGGCAGCAGTTCTGATTTTATTTGGATATTTACGCATTCTTAGAGAAACCCCGAATTTACAAAAAAAGATGATGGAAAATTTCCATTTATCTAAAATTTTCAAAACAACTGAGCCCGAAGAAATTGAAGAAATTAATGAGGAAGAATTCGAAACCACAAGACTCAGGCTCCTTACCGCATTTCCCATCCTGGGCATAACCCTGGCAGAGCTTCTTATGTTTTCAGGCAGAATGGGAGCTGCTGTCTGGGTACATATAGGAATTGTTATTGCTCTCTCTCTTTCCGAGATATTCTTAAAGGATCCGAAGATACACAGAATTTACCAGGCCTTTATGCTTCTCCCGGTGCTCAGACTGATTAACCTTTCAATGCCAATCTTTTTTGAGACTACTCTTTACACCTTCGTCTTTATCTACGGGCCCCTGGCAATTCCTGTAGTGGTAATTGTACTGCATCAGCGGGACTCCCTTGAGCAAATTGGGATAACCCTGAAACATTTCGTACCTTACATGCTTCTTTCAGTTCCTCTTGGCTTCCTGATGGGACTTGGAGAATACCTTACAATACGAGCAAGCTACCTGATTCCGGACCTGACTTTCGTAAATCTGCTTAAGCTCACCATTACTATGGTCTTTTTCGTAGGGCTTGTTGAGGAACTTATCTTCAGATCAATCCTGCAGAGCAGGCTCGAGCAAGCTCTCAGCGTGTGGGAGGCCCTGTTAATTACAAGTTTTATGTTCGGGCTAATGCACTCAGGATATGGCACTATTTATGAAATTTTCTATACAGGCATTGTAGGACTTATCATGGGCCTTGCTTTCTACAAAACAAAAAGTTTACCCTTTGTTGCTGTCCTCCACGGATTCGTCAACGTTTTCCTTTTCGGGATCTTGCCTCACCAGCTAAACCTATTGCCTGGTTTTTGA
- a CDS encoding heparan-alpha-glucosaminide N-acetyltransferase, with translation MEKRSSRFWEIDCLRGLAVILMLAYHFLYDLDFFGLADVELRSGTFYYMGRGAAFLFILISGTALSISRSRALESKPSGKNTENFSKYLKRGLRLFSMGLIITVITRIFFPGQYILFGILHFFGVSAVLAYPFLKYGKENLFFGLFFVLVGLYLKDRTFGFSALLWLGLRPEGFVTLDYFPIFPWFGVLLTGIFLGNSMYKGGNRQYKAPEADKFLLQKPFSWIGKHSLSIYFIHQPLFLGLLLLSGLLSPDML, from the coding sequence ATGGAAAAGCGCTCAAGCCGCTTCTGGGAAATTGATTGTCTGCGGGGTTTAGCCGTAATTTTAATGCTTGCATATCACTTTCTCTATGACCTCGATTTTTTCGGGCTTGCCGACGTTGAGTTAAGGTCCGGCACTTTTTACTATATGGGCAGAGGTGCAGCTTTCCTTTTTATCCTGATATCCGGAACTGCCCTTTCTATCAGCCGTTCAAGAGCTCTTGAGAGCAAACCTTCAGGAAAAAATACGGAAAATTTTTCGAAGTACCTTAAAAGAGGGCTGAGACTTTTTTCGATGGGACTTATAATTACAGTGATAACCCGAATTTTCTTTCCCGGGCAATATATTCTCTTTGGTATCCTCCATTTTTTCGGAGTATCGGCAGTGCTTGCCTATCCGTTCCTGAAATATGGAAAAGAAAACCTGTTCTTTGGCCTGTTTTTCGTGCTTGTTGGACTATACCTCAAAGACAGGACCTTCGGGTTTTCTGCTCTTCTCTGGCTCGGCTTAAGGCCTGAAGGCTTTGTAACCCTTGACTATTTTCCTATATTTCCCTGGTTTGGAGTACTGCTTACAGGAATTTTCCTGGGGAACTCCATGTATAAAGGCGGAAACCGACAGTATAAGGCCCCTGAGGCCGACAAATTCTTGCTTCAGAAACCCTTTTCCTGGATAGGAAAACACTCCCTGTCCATATATTTCATCCATCAGCCTCTTTTCCTCGGACTTTTGCTTCTGAGCGGGCTCCTTAGTCCGGATATGCTGTGA
- a CDS encoding CPBP family intramembrane glutamic endopeptidase, whose amino-acid sequence MSTDYPSSETEAGQISLQGIGKTFKTQTDEKMGFLKKMFSAGAPVVAITFAELLIFTGRVTEAAVAYTLLLIILSVSIIVSKKMEIRKLHQAFILLPILRLINLSMPVFFETDLYSFIFIYVPMAIPAIIISIHQEIPGQRKADLLKKMRIYLPFSLVAGLIFAELEYLIIQTRPLIPDLSPVNLLELTIIMIFVVSLIEEFIFRGIIQTRLEEFLGPAWAILLASFLFGVMHSSYGTPYEIVYTFFAGGVLGYFFYKTKSLPLIVMIHGFINIFLFGIIPHLGPGLGLI is encoded by the coding sequence GTGTCCACAGACTATCCATCATCTGAAACGGAAGCAGGACAGATTTCTTTGCAGGGGATTGGGAAAACGTTTAAAACGCAGACTGATGAAAAAATGGGGTTCTTAAAGAAAATGTTTTCTGCAGGAGCTCCTGTTGTTGCAATTACTTTTGCCGAACTGTTAATTTTTACCGGAAGGGTGACAGAGGCAGCAGTAGCCTATACGCTGCTTCTTATTATCCTTTCAGTTTCAATAATAGTCTCAAAAAAAATGGAAATACGTAAACTTCACCAGGCGTTTATACTACTTCCAATTCTTCGGTTGATAAACCTTTCAATGCCTGTCTTCTTTGAAACCGACCTCTACTCTTTCATATTTATATATGTACCTATGGCAATTCCGGCAATCATTATATCCATTCATCAGGAAATCCCAGGACAGAGAAAAGCAGATTTGCTCAAGAAAATGAGAATTTATCTGCCCTTCTCTCTCGTTGCAGGTCTGATCTTCGCAGAGTTAGAGTATTTAATTATCCAGACAAGACCGCTTATTCCTGATCTTTCGCCTGTTAACCTTCTGGAACTCACAATTATAATGATTTTTGTAGTTAGCCTGATAGAAGAATTTATCTTCAGAGGAATTATCCAGACAAGACTTGAAGAGTTCCTGGGTCCTGCATGGGCAATCTTACTTGCAAGCTTCTTATTTGGGGTAATGCACTCAAGTTATGGCACTCCTTACGAGATAGTATATACTTTTTTTGCAGGAGGTGTACTCGGCTATTTCTTTTATAAAACAAAAAGTCTTCCTCTCATAGTGATGATTCACGGATTTATAAATATATTTTTGTTCGGAATAATTCCACACCTGGGCCCGGGACTGGGACTGATATAA
- a CDS encoding RNA-guided endonuclease InsQ/TnpB family protein, translating into MLVFSPLLHYQTELAFLTPRFYVQEEKELARANKRLSKAEKGTPERKKCLKTLRRVYEKISNKREDFVQKLSKNLVDNYDIICFEDCGMLVEKDLSERIHNCPFCGLSIDRDLNASINILRLGLQSVRKTDRYPSLK; encoded by the coding sequence ATGTTGGTATTCTCTCCTTTGCTACATTATCAAACGGAACTTGCGTTCCTAACACCTAGATTCTACGTTCAAGAAGAAAAAGAACTGGCGAGAGCTAATAAGAGATTATCAAAAGCGGAAAAAGGAACTCCTGAAAGAAAGAAATGCCTTAAAACTTTACGTAGAGTCTATGAAAAGATTTCTAACAAAAGAGAAGATTTTGTTCAAAAACTCAGTAAAAATCTTGTAGATAATTACGATATAATCTGTTTTGAAGATTGTGGAATGCTGGTAGAAAAAGATCTGTCAGAAAGAATTCATAATTGCCCTTTCTGCGGCTTGTCTATTGACCGTGATCTTAATGCTTCTATTAATATTCTCAGACTGGGATTGCAGTCTGTTCGTAAAACCGATAGATATCCCTCATTAAAATGA
- a CDS encoding DUF1616 domain-containing protein, giving the protein MTGKKVPSDLLAVIGLVILTDLFVLVPGLSETVIRNIVGLPLVLFLPGYALIAALFPAKSDLDGIERTALSFGLSIAVVPLIGLGLNYTPWGIRLLPILTSLSLFTLLMCWLAYLRREKLPEADAFEVPFRRIANELKAEILEKPEPGLDRALTIILILSILLSVTTLFYVVITPKEGEHFTEFYILGPEGMADNYPTNYTLGESGRVIVGVVNHEYSPVNYTLDVRLENESLPLPGNMQQVSLAHNETWEEPLTLTPSVEGKDMKLEFLLFNETDKNTPYRDLHLWINVSSTEN; this is encoded by the coding sequence ATGACCGGAAAAAAAGTTCCTTCAGACCTTTTGGCCGTTATCGGGCTTGTGATCCTTACCGATCTCTTCGTACTCGTGCCCGGATTAAGTGAAACTGTAATCCGTAATATCGTCGGCCTGCCTCTTGTACTGTTCCTCCCAGGGTATGCCCTTATTGCTGCACTCTTTCCTGCAAAATCCGACCTTGACGGGATCGAAAGGACAGCTCTTTCCTTCGGGTTAAGCATTGCAGTCGTGCCCCTCATTGGTCTTGGGCTCAACTACACGCCCTGGGGAATAAGGCTTCTGCCAATCCTGACAAGCCTTTCATTGTTTACACTTTTAATGTGCTGGCTTGCATACTTGAGACGGGAAAAACTTCCCGAAGCTGATGCCTTTGAAGTGCCCTTCAGGAGAATAGCAAATGAACTTAAAGCTGAAATCCTGGAAAAGCCGGAACCAGGACTCGACAGGGCTCTGACAATAATTCTGATTCTCTCTATCCTTCTGTCAGTTACAACTCTTTTCTATGTGGTAATCACCCCAAAAGAAGGAGAACATTTCACAGAGTTCTATATCCTGGGGCCTGAAGGGATGGCTGACAATTACCCAACAAACTATACACTTGGGGAAAGCGGGAGAGTAATTGTCGGAGTCGTAAATCATGAATACAGCCCTGTAAATTACACACTGGACGTGAGGCTTGAAAATGAGTCCCTTCCCCTACCCGGAAACATGCAACAGGTTTCACTCGCCCATAACGAGACCTGGGAAGAGCCACTAACACTCACTCCTTCGGTAGAGGGAAAGGATATGAAACTTGAGTTCCTGCTCTTCAACGAGACAGACAAGAACACACCCTACAGGGATCTACATCTCTGGATAAACGTGAGTTCAACAGAAAACTGA
- a CDS encoding DUF1616 domain-containing protein — MAGNRLLPLDLLLVAGLVILTDIFVLVPALSVSFLRTVLGLLMVLLLPGYALTGALLPAKKDLEGIERALLSLGLSIAVVPLMGLGMNYTDWGIREVPVLTGLSAFTLLMCGVAYYRRLHLPEAEAFEVTVRTSISTLKTEFMEETDSKADKILASLVIISMLVSLGSLAYVIGNPREGESFTEFYILGPDRVAENYPTEYAPSDSGTVIVGIKNHEQRAMDYTMEIRLENRSLPLPENQKYIRLDHNESWEQPVTFTPPVEGNNMKLEFLLFNETEKNVPYRSTHLWINVTKET; from the coding sequence ATGGCTGGAAATAGACTACTTCCTCTAGATTTGCTGCTTGTAGCGGGTCTTGTGATTCTTACTGATATTTTCGTACTTGTGCCCGCACTCAGCGTAAGCTTTCTGCGCACAGTTCTTGGACTTCTTATGGTTCTACTCCTGCCAGGATATGCACTGACAGGAGCTCTTCTTCCTGCAAAAAAAGACCTGGAAGGAATTGAAAGAGCTCTGCTTTCCTTAGGGTTAAGCATTGCCGTAGTCCCACTCATGGGACTGGGAATGAACTATACTGACTGGGGAATCAGGGAAGTTCCTGTACTCACAGGCCTTTCAGCTTTTACGCTTCTTATGTGTGGGGTTGCGTATTACAGAAGACTGCACTTACCTGAAGCTGAAGCGTTTGAAGTCACAGTCAGAACCTCTATCTCCACTCTGAAAACAGAATTTATGGAAGAAACTGATTCCAAAGCCGACAAAATCCTTGCATCATTAGTCATAATTTCTATGCTGGTTTCTCTTGGCAGCCTTGCTTATGTCATAGGAAATCCCAGAGAAGGAGAGTCATTCACTGAGTTTTACATCCTGGGTCCTGACAGAGTGGCTGAGAACTACCCAACAGAATATGCGCCCAGTGACAGCGGGACAGTTATTGTAGGGATTAAGAACCATGAACAAAGGGCTATGGATTATACAATGGAAATAAGACTTGAAAACCGTTCCCTACCTCTTCCGGAAAATCAGAAATATATCAGACTTGACCATAACGAATCCTGGGAACAGCCAGTCACTTTTACTCCGCCTGTTGAGGGAAATAACATGAAACTGGAGTTTCTACTTTTTAACGAAACTGAAAAAAATGTTCCTTACAGGAGCACACATCTCTGGATAAACGTCACAAAGGAGACCTGA
- the dapB gene encoding 4-hydroxy-tetrahydrodipicolinate reductase: MINAAVLGACGRMGSLIIENITCSANMQLVAAFDIGNVGKDAGEFAHVGNLGIQISDVKDLETVLKKTQADVLIDFTAAGATVINAPIAARCGVNLIIGTTGLTPEQRAVIDGAIRENEVRAVISPNYSVGVNVFFKIVREAAKYLADYDVEIIEAHHNQKKDAPSGTALRAADVISEALGGKEYVYGREGIAPRGKEIGIHAVRGGDITGDHTVLFVGNSERVEVRHMAHSRQIFAKGAVRAAEWVCGQNPGIYAMDDVLGL, encoded by the coding sequence ATGATCAACGCAGCAGTACTCGGAGCCTGTGGCAGGATGGGGTCCTTAATCATAGAAAACATCACCTGTTCCGCAAATATGCAGCTTGTTGCCGCTTTTGATATAGGCAATGTCGGAAAGGATGCAGGGGAATTTGCCCATGTGGGCAACCTGGGAATCCAGATTTCAGATGTCAAAGATCTGGAAACAGTCCTGAAAAAGACTCAGGCTGATGTCCTTATTGATTTTACTGCAGCCGGTGCAACCGTTATAAACGCGCCTATTGCAGCAAGATGCGGAGTAAACCTTATAATAGGTACTACAGGCCTTACTCCAGAACAGCGGGCAGTAATTGATGGAGCTATCCGAGAAAACGAGGTACGTGCAGTCATATCACCTAACTACTCCGTAGGCGTTAACGTCTTTTTCAAGATAGTGAGGGAAGCTGCAAAGTATCTTGCAGATTACGATGTTGAAATTATAGAAGCTCACCACAACCAGAAAAAAGATGCCCCAAGCGGGACTGCTCTTCGTGCAGCTGATGTAATCAGTGAAGCTCTGGGCGGCAAAGAGTACGTATACGGAAGAGAAGGGATTGCTCCCCGCGGAAAAGAAATCGGCATTCATGCAGTGCGCGGAGGAGACATAACCGGAGACCACACCGTACTCTTTGTAGGAAATTCCGAAAGAGTCGAAGTTCGGCACATGGCTCATTCCCGCCAGATCTTTGCCAAAGGTGCAGTCCGTGCAGCCGAATGGGTCTGCGGGCAGAACCCTGGGATCTATGCTATGGATGATGTGCTCGGCTTGTAA
- a CDS encoding NAD-dependent epimerase/dehydratase family protein, translating into MKVLITGGAGFIGSHIAEYFAEAGHGVRILDNLTTGFSRNIPQHRNIEFTQGDVCDPSSVEKAVSGMDCVFHEAALVSVPLSCEKPVEAFRINTLGTLNILQACVRAEVKKFVTASSAAVYGNNPVLPKSEGMYPEPASPYAISKLDGEYLARMFYEEHGLRTTCLRYFNVYGPRQDPKSPYAAVIPIFLERAKAGKDLVIYGDGLQSRDFVHVKDVVRANATALEHGDGQVFNVAMGKSVTVLELAKNIIKLTGSSSKIVHVGSRAGDIRDSRADVSKISGWWKGKIDLEEGLKSLI; encoded by the coding sequence ATGAAAGTGCTGATCACAGGAGGAGCAGGTTTCATAGGCTCCCATATAGCTGAGTATTTTGCAGAAGCAGGACATGGTGTAAGGATCCTTGACAATCTAACTACCGGTTTTTCTCGAAACATCCCTCAGCACAGAAATATAGAATTCACTCAGGGGGATGTATGTGATCCCTCTTCAGTTGAAAAAGCTGTCTCGGGTATGGACTGCGTTTTCCATGAAGCTGCTCTTGTATCAGTGCCGCTTAGTTGTGAAAAACCTGTTGAGGCTTTCCGGATAAACACTCTTGGAACACTTAATATTTTACAGGCGTGTGTTAGGGCCGAAGTTAAAAAATTTGTAACAGCATCTTCAGCTGCAGTTTATGGTAATAATCCTGTACTTCCCAAAAGTGAGGGCATGTATCCTGAACCTGCGTCGCCTTATGCAATCTCCAAACTTGATGGAGAATACCTGGCAAGAATGTTTTATGAAGAGCACGGACTTCGGACTACTTGCCTGCGTTACTTTAACGTTTATGGTCCACGTCAGGATCCAAAATCTCCATATGCAGCCGTGATTCCCATTTTTCTGGAAAGGGCAAAGGCAGGAAAAGACCTTGTTATATACGGCGATGGACTTCAAAGCAGGGACTTTGTGCACGTTAAAGATGTTGTCAGGGCAAATGCGACAGCTCTTGAGCATGGGGATGGTCAGGTCTTCAATGTGGCTATGGGGAAAAGTGTAACAGTTTTGGAGCTTGCTAAAAATATTATCAAACTGACCGGCTCATCAAGCAAGATCGTACATGTCGGATCGAGGGCAGGAGATATTCGGGACTCAAGGGCAGATGTCTCAAAAATTTCTGGCTGGTGGAAAGGCAAGATAGATCTGGAAGAAGGACTAAAGAGCCTAATTTAA